A part of Synechococcus sp. KORDI-49 genomic DNA contains:
- a CDS encoding AraC family transcriptional regulator encodes MQTVSAGKDLHFCLDRQFTSAEQCTEIWRLLGCDYKWLQISPGPLNGRIRVERQQGMILVSIQADQALLVQGARNPDWVPFTIEHTDNIAEHRHFGEALSPRTLGGFNTRLDQTLLRTSPGGSQIGAVLLDRRRIEQMAALDPFGRLQDHLDGSNTAVLSEASHQGLKQLMEPPAWQGVDAHGCFQADLLEAQLFDALASEPDSCLRPVTQTHRSDLVREVVEFSFRNRQTPMTLQEVCRALFTTKTTLTVSCREMFGFGPMLLLKRVRLQQVHHVLSNPDLQRQLGCRTIHAVASYFGFYSRNHFSRDYRALFGESPRDTLHHSAA; translated from the coding sequence ATGCAGACCGTCAGCGCTGGAAAAGATCTGCATTTCTGCCTGGATAGGCAGTTCACCAGCGCAGAGCAGTGCACGGAGATCTGGAGACTTCTGGGTTGCGATTACAAGTGGCTTCAGATCTCTCCCGGACCGCTGAACGGGCGAATCCGGGTCGAGCGTCAGCAGGGCATGATCCTGGTTTCGATCCAGGCGGATCAGGCTCTGCTCGTTCAGGGAGCCCGAAACCCGGACTGGGTCCCCTTCACCATCGAGCACACGGACAACATCGCAGAGCATCGCCATTTCGGAGAAGCTCTGTCTCCAAGGACGCTGGGGGGATTCAACACCCGACTTGATCAGACCCTGCTGCGGACATCGCCCGGGGGCAGTCAGATCGGTGCGGTGTTGTTGGATCGTCGGCGCATCGAGCAGATGGCTGCCCTCGATCCCTTCGGGCGCCTCCAGGATCACCTTGATGGCAGCAACACAGCCGTTCTGAGTGAGGCGTCCCATCAGGGGCTCAAGCAGCTGATGGAACCGCCGGCATGGCAGGGCGTCGACGCTCACGGATGCTTTCAGGCAGACCTGCTGGAAGCTCAGCTGTTCGACGCTCTCGCTTCAGAGCCGGACAGTTGTCTGCGTCCCGTCACTCAGACCCACCGCAGCGATCTTGTGCGTGAGGTCGTTGAATTCTCCTTCAGAAACAGACAGACCCCGATGACGCTCCAGGAGGTCTGCCGGGCGCTGTTCACCACGAAGACCACTCTCACGGTGAGCTGCCGGGAGATGTTCGGCTTCGGGCCGATGCTGCTGTTGAAACGCGTTCGCCTTCAGCAGGTGCACCACGTGCTGAGCAACCCCGACCTCCAGCGTCAGCTCGGTTGCCGCACGATTCATGCGGTCGCCTCCTACTTCGGCTTCTACAGCCGCAATCATTTCTCGCGTGACTACCGAGCACTGTTCGGGGAGTCTCCACGCGACACGCTGCATCACAGCGCTGCATAG
- a CDS encoding DUF3598 family protein produces the protein MTSQWDQLLLNCGHWRGSFDTLADDLQPIKRQPSLLLLEPAPAGVPLELTLLFWPNDPDPNSDPHQGEPVRTIRQSFHGPDRQLVFFPSGSFSRGSWQLAPMVRAHTEFGFLFRDRRHRLVLFWDGTGRFEHPVLIREHRDGSPADERPLLTAESLLGSWQGQQSELLSTAGLSEPEIRPCRLHLTERELEGLRWLPDGGAIRVPDPLHHRERFAIEAWWLAAPDRLERMERVYDANGAWQCSRCLTLRRS, from the coding sequence TTGACCAGTCAGTGGGATCAACTGCTGCTCAACTGCGGACACTGGCGTGGCAGCTTCGACACACTTGCCGACGACCTGCAGCCGATCAAGCGGCAGCCGTCGCTGCTGTTGCTGGAACCCGCTCCGGCAGGTGTGCCTCTGGAGCTGACGCTGCTCTTCTGGCCCAATGATCCGGATCCGAACAGCGACCCCCATCAGGGTGAGCCAGTGCGGACGATCCGTCAGAGCTTTCATGGCCCTGACCGTCAGCTGGTCTTCTTCCCCTCGGGAAGCTTCAGCCGCGGCTCATGGCAACTTGCTCCGATGGTCCGGGCCCATACCGAGTTCGGATTCCTGTTCCGCGACAGGCGGCACCGTCTGGTGCTGTTCTGGGATGGAACCGGCCGCTTCGAGCATCCAGTGCTCATCCGCGAGCATCGAGACGGAAGCCCTGCTGATGAGCGGCCATTGCTGACCGCGGAGTCACTGCTCGGTTCCTGGCAGGGGCAGCAGTCGGAACTGTTGAGCACAGCTGGGTTGTCAGAGCCTGAGATCCGCCCATGCCGACTGCATCTGACGGAGAGGGAACTGGAGGGTCTGCGCTGGCTGCCGGATGGTGGAGCGATCCGGGTGCCGGATCCGCTCCACCACCGGGAGAGGTTCGCGATCGAGGCCTGGTGGCTTGCGGCACCGGATCGCCTGGAACGGATGGAGCGGGTTTACGACGCGAATGGTGCCTGGCAGTGCAGCCGCTGCCTGACCCTCAGACGCTCCTGA
- a CDS encoding efflux RND transporter permease subunit produces MRSLSQPFLRRPVFTIVCSLLILLAGLVALTGLGLEDLPQLAPTRVSVGATFPAASPEVVEQSVTAVLEQQLKGLEGLESISSNSRQGGASISLRFSEGAPELNAIKVQNEVNLATRRLPQAVSRQGLRVRRSSDDLLMILGFSHPPEQYVPTFLAGWLDQSLRESLLTTPGVGDVLVFGSSELSFRLWLDPDRLEQANLTITDVSRALAEQNVLAAIGSLGASPAPDGQLISLPVDAEGRLLSQEDFENLILRRLDNGGLLRLKDVGRVELGQRSYGNQAMNLDGERSVAVGLYQRDGANALDVSRAVKAELKRLEPSFPPGIELSMIVDVADNVQANLDRTIATLRDAVVLVLVVLVLFLGRWRLALIPGLAVPVALVGSLVLVKLSGSNLNSLILFGMVMATGIVVDDAIVVSEDIAGRIERGDEPRAAAEDAMAELAGAVVATSLVLAAVFVPVLLIPGSVGRLYQPIALAISGAILFSTLNALSFTPMACARVLDSGEGRLPGPLRQLSRRLRQGMRDLQGRYSNTLERWLRRAPLVLALLLAGLLLTGGGLAAMPTAFIPDEDQSQIRGYFSLPEGASLERTVAVMDRIRTVVAEEPLVRTGNFYAGRSFGQSGEDRGSFYLRLQPLEERSGRDQSSEAVKRRLTRAIRSQVGDARVVVTTPPTVRGFSSESGLKLELLDRSGGQLSLQDFEAVAQRFINTAEASNRFERVSTRFDASSPRWRLSLDRDLLAGLDLDLSTTLRDIGTAIGGRYIDDTYDGGRIRSIYVQLDGENRTGPEDLSGLMVRNRRGELVSLDNVATLTRAEGANGIRHYGLNRAITVTAVPAPGVSSGQAIRQLQAAGDAVGGNNIGLAFTGLAQEEQKAARSTWVLFSLGVAVVYLLLAALYESFLDPLIILLTVPIALMGALIGLKLRGLPLDVYGQMGLLVLVSLAAKNGILIVEFANQRLASGMELREAILGAAVNRMRPILLTAVTSLAGFLPLLLAQGTGSASRISIGTVVFSGLLVSSALSLFVVPAVYLILKRWNGQGGSVASPLPEA; encoded by the coding sequence GTGCGGTCGCTCTCCCAGCCGTTTCTGCGCCGACCGGTCTTCACGATTGTCTGCAGCCTGCTGATCCTGCTGGCGGGCCTGGTGGCCCTCACCGGACTCGGACTCGAGGATCTGCCGCAGTTGGCACCAACCCGGGTCAGCGTTGGAGCCACCTTTCCGGCCGCCTCGCCGGAGGTGGTGGAGCAAAGCGTCACCGCCGTGCTGGAACAACAGCTCAAAGGGTTGGAGGGGCTGGAGAGCATCAGCTCCAACAGCCGCCAGGGAGGCGCCAGCATCAGCCTGCGCTTCAGCGAAGGCGCTCCCGAGCTGAATGCCATCAAGGTGCAGAACGAGGTGAACCTCGCCACCCGCCGCCTGCCTCAGGCGGTGAGCCGTCAGGGCCTGAGGGTGCGCCGTTCCTCGGATGACCTGCTGATGATCCTCGGCTTCAGCCATCCACCCGAGCAGTACGTTCCCACCTTTCTGGCGGGCTGGCTGGATCAATCCCTGCGCGAGTCGCTGCTGACCACACCTGGGGTTGGTGATGTGCTGGTGTTCGGCAGCAGTGAGCTTTCCTTCCGCCTCTGGCTCGATCCGGATCGACTGGAACAGGCCAACCTCACCATCACCGACGTCAGCCGCGCCCTGGCCGAGCAGAACGTGCTGGCAGCCATCGGCAGCCTCGGCGCCTCACCGGCTCCGGATGGTCAGCTGATCAGCCTGCCTGTGGATGCGGAGGGACGGCTGCTCAGTCAGGAGGATTTCGAGAACCTGATCCTGCGCCGCCTCGACAACGGCGGCTTGCTGCGGCTCAAGGATGTGGGTCGCGTCGAGCTGGGACAACGCAGCTACGGCAACCAGGCGATGAATCTCGACGGGGAACGCTCCGTGGCCGTGGGCCTGTACCAGCGGGATGGCGCCAACGCCCTCGACGTGAGCCGGGCCGTCAAGGCCGAACTGAAGCGGCTGGAACCCAGCTTCCCTCCGGGCATCGAACTGTCGATGATCGTGGATGTGGCCGACAACGTCCAGGCCAATCTCGACCGCACCATCGCCACCCTGCGTGATGCCGTCGTGCTGGTGCTGGTGGTGCTGGTGCTGTTTCTGGGACGCTGGCGCCTGGCTCTGATCCCTGGTCTCGCTGTCCCGGTGGCCCTGGTGGGCAGCCTGGTGCTGGTGAAGCTGAGCGGGTCCAACCTCAACAGCCTGATCCTGTTCGGGATGGTGATGGCCACCGGCATCGTCGTCGATGACGCGATCGTGGTGAGCGAGGACATCGCCGGTCGGATCGAACGGGGGGATGAGCCCCGGGCCGCCGCAGAAGATGCCATGGCCGAACTGGCCGGAGCGGTTGTTGCCACCTCCCTGGTGCTGGCCGCCGTGTTCGTGCCGGTGCTGCTGATCCCCGGCTCCGTGGGGCGGCTGTATCAACCGATTGCCCTGGCGATCAGCGGCGCGATTCTGTTCTCCACCCTCAATGCCCTCTCGTTCACACCGATGGCCTGCGCCCGGGTGCTGGACTCAGGTGAGGGGCGGCTGCCGGGTCCGCTGCGTCAGCTGAGCAGACGGCTGCGTCAGGGCATGCGTGATCTGCAAGGGCGCTACTCGAACACACTGGAGCGCTGGCTGCGGCGCGCCCCGCTGGTGCTGGCACTGCTGCTGGCGGGACTGCTGCTCACCGGCGGCGGGCTGGCGGCGATGCCCACCGCCTTCATTCCCGACGAGGACCAGAGCCAGATCCGGGGTTACTTCAGCCTGCCGGAGGGGGCGAGCCTGGAGCGCACGGTGGCGGTGATGGACCGGATCCGCACCGTAGTGGCGGAAGAGCCTCTGGTGCGCACGGGCAACTTCTACGCCGGCCGATCCTTCGGCCAGAGCGGCGAGGACCGGGGCTCGTTCTATCTGCGGCTTCAGCCGCTGGAGGAGCGCTCCGGTCGCGATCAGAGCAGTGAGGCTGTGAAACGACGGCTGACCCGTGCCATCCGCAGCCAGGTCGGCGACGCCCGCGTGGTGGTCACAACCCCACCAACCGTGCGGGGCTTCAGCAGCGAATCCGGCCTGAAACTGGAACTGCTGGACCGCAGCGGTGGACAGCTCAGCCTGCAGGATTTCGAAGCCGTCGCTCAGCGCTTCATCAACACCGCCGAAGCCAGCAACCGCTTTGAACGGGTGAGCACCCGCTTTGACGCCAGCTCCCCCCGTTGGCGCCTCAGCCTCGATCGCGATCTACTGGCTGGGCTCGACCTTGATCTGAGCACCACACTGCGCGACATCGGCACGGCCATCGGGGGCCGCTACATCGACGACACCTACGACGGGGGCCGCATCCGCAGCATCTATGTGCAACTGGACGGAGAGAACCGAACAGGCCCCGAGGATCTCAGCGGCTTGATGGTGCGCAACCGCCGAGGGGAACTGGTCTCTCTGGACAACGTGGCCACCCTCACCCGGGCAGAGGGAGCCAATGGCATCCGCCACTACGGCCTGAACCGAGCCATCACGGTCACAGCCGTGCCGGCGCCTGGGGTGAGCAGCGGTCAGGCGATCCGGCAACTCCAGGCCGCCGGCGATGCGGTGGGGGGCAACAACATCGGACTGGCCTTCACTGGCCTGGCCCAGGAGGAGCAGAAGGCAGCCCGCTCGACCTGGGTGCTGTTCAGCCTGGGGGTGGCGGTGGTGTATCTGCTGCTGGCGGCTCTCTACGAGAGCTTTCTCGATCCGCTGATCATCCTGCTCACGGTGCCGATCGCCCTGATGGGAGCCTTGATCGGTCTGAAACTGCGGGGTCTGCCTCTGGACGTCTACGGCCAGATGGGTCTGCTGGTGCTGGTGAGCCTTGCCGCCAAGAACGGCATCCTGATCGTGGAGTTCGCCAACCAGCGACTGGCCTCGGGCATGGAGCTGCGGGAAGCGATCCTGGGGGCGGCCGTGAATCGGATGCGGCCGATTCTGCTCACGGCGGTCACCTCACTGGCTGGCTTTCTGCCTCTGCTGCTGGCTCAGGGCACGGGATCAGCCAGCCGCATCAGCATCGGCACCGTGGTGTTCAGCGGTCTGCTGGTGTCCTCCGCCCTCTCTCTGTTCGTGGTGCCGGCGGTCTACCTGATCCTGAAGCGATGGAACGGCCAAGGAGGATCCGTAGCATCGCCGCTGCCGGAGGCATAG
- a CDS encoding photosystem I reaction center protein subunit XI: MTVTPVSDPCVGNLATPVNSGYFIKGLISNLPFYRSGISPNFRGLETGAAFGYLLYGPFTILGPLRNTEYQQTAGLLATIGAVHILTLLFLLYNQPGKQPNIPPADATVENPPSDLFTRTGWADFTSGFWLGGCGGAVFAWYLCSTVHVQDLFKIAAGVWSVG, encoded by the coding sequence ATGACCGTCACCCCCGTCTCTGATCCCTGCGTCGGCAACCTGGCCACCCCGGTGAACAGCGGCTATTTCATCAAGGGCCTGATCAGCAACCTGCCCTTCTACCGCTCCGGCATCTCGCCCAACTTCCGCGGACTGGAAACCGGAGCCGCCTTCGGCTACCTGCTGTACGGCCCCTTCACCATCCTCGGCCCGCTGCGCAACACCGAGTATCAGCAGACCGCCGGCCTGCTGGCGACGATCGGTGCGGTGCACATCCTCACCCTGCTGTTCCTGCTCTACAACCAGCCCGGCAAACAGCCGAACATCCCCCCTGCAGACGCCACCGTCGAAAATCCCCCTTCCGATCTGTTCACCCGCACCGGCTGGGCTGATTTCACCAGCGGCTTCTGGCTGGGCGGCTGTGGCGGCGCCGTGTTCGCCTGGTATCTCTGCAGCACCGTGCACGTGCAGGATCTGTTCAAGATCGCTGCCGGCGTCTGGAGTGTGGGCTGA
- a CDS encoding photosystem I reaction center subunit VIII, which translates to MTGEFAAAWLPAIFVPITGIVFPAVFIVLVGRVITAAE; encoded by the coding sequence ATGACTGGAGAGTTCGCTGCCGCCTGGCTGCCTGCGATTTTTGTGCCGATCACGGGAATCGTTTTCCCCGCCGTGTTCATTGTCCTCGTCGGTCGCGTCATCACCGCTGCCGAATGA
- a CDS encoding HEAT repeat domain-containing protein: MQTFLASVSAVVLVGALWLLRRPVKPMLSSTDAGEVARLNRAQLSLVLEPEADASEAPDQDAPLWQPPTDARESRLLLICLRAAMTEGPEQRLEAVTIAGLWGHRSVLPLLRRALHDSDSRVVTAAAAAIAPLRGASQPGAVQASRPPRNVARMR; the protein is encoded by the coding sequence ATGCAGACCTTCCTCGCGAGCGTGTCGGCGGTCGTTCTTGTCGGTGCCCTGTGGCTGCTGCGCCGGCCGGTCAAACCGATGCTGAGCAGCACTGACGCCGGAGAGGTGGCTCGTCTCAACAGAGCCCAGCTGTCTCTGGTGCTCGAGCCGGAGGCCGATGCCTCGGAGGCTCCGGATCAGGATGCGCCGCTCTGGCAGCCGCCGACGGATGCCCGTGAGAGCCGGCTCCTGCTGATCTGTCTGCGCGCGGCCATGACGGAAGGCCCTGAACAGCGCCTCGAGGCGGTCACCATCGCCGGGCTGTGGGGGCATCGCAGTGTGCTGCCGCTGCTTCGCCGGGCCTTGCACGACAGCGATTCACGGGTGGTGACGGCGGCAGCCGCCGCCATTGCCCCGCTGCGGGGGGCGTCGCAACCCGGAGCGGTTCAGGCTTCGCGGCCACCCCGCAACGTCGCTCGGATGCGGTAG